In Biomphalaria glabrata chromosome 8, xgBioGlab47.1, whole genome shotgun sequence, the genomic window tcttaaaaataaaacattttgcgCGAGTTAAAACAGTCGAATATCTAAAAAGCGTTTAATCATGTTTCTGTAAGCGTCTTATTCTGGCCAATAAAAGCCTACTAAAAGAGGTCTCGCTTAACATGAAGATAATATTACGATAAAAACGCgtaataaatatatacttaCACTACTTGTATCTTGATTGACACTCacaataatgagctgtagatgtcaggagaatgctttTCTGGCTGTGAAGAACGCAAGAAGACGCTTGGCGTAGGGGATCCGCCCCGAACCCCGCTGGGGGAGATTGCAGTGCTTCACCAGACCCCCTAGCTAACAATGGAAGGGCCACCAAAATGAGTTTTGTTTTTGccgaagtttgagaaacactgctctagttgTAATGTGACcacttttttcacttttttgttattctctgttatatatattgttataaacctggttgTGACttgtgacacagatgggggtagtgctgtgtgttttagACTACGCAAATTGctccaggccagcgctagatgagcaGTCAACGCGTGACAGtgcacgccagttcggcaaagtcacgtgttgtaaatattacgcacgaaAGTCACGGCAAATGTGATCAACCAGTGGCCAAGCGacgttccatccgattctagGAGGCCTATAGAGACCCTCAATAAGAGTGAGTGTGTTAGAGTCAagacacttcacgttacctcgcagtgtgaccagtacgaggcgatgtcagaaccagcacggtgtgtgaagtcagtccggaacaGTGGCAAGGTTTTTATACAgtcagtgttaatgttgttgccaattgtgatgtatttgaaattaaactgttactgatactttggaaccctgagttgtgaggttctttaagttcgttgtgtcgtgtgttGCAGTTTGTAGAGAGCCCGGAGAGTGGAGAACGTTACGCAATATTTAATTGTCGGCTCATATTCTTGTTTCCTACACTTTGACTCAACGTCAACTGCAATAGTGTTGCAAGACACAGTTTCGAAATCAGATGCAAAGCCAATTACTTGTTAAAAGGCATCAAAAGATGTACATGTATATTCATAAATCTGCACCTTCGAGGATATGCGTTAGTGTTTCTTCGCCAGTTAACATGGTTATAAATGGCAATGTGAATGTTCCTTCGTGAACAATATCAAGAGGTTCAACAAGGTTTCTGAACCGTTTGCGCCTAACTGGCGAGGAACCTATTAGTAGTTCTATTGCATTTCTTAGCAGATGATTCTAGcaatttttgctttttttcatcTCAATAAAATGTAAGGTCAGGGCAAATCAGAATTACCGGACATGCCAATTTGGTGGTCCCACCGGCCCACTGGGATACCTGCTCATTACGTCAGTCCAACCCAGTCCAGGATTTCTCTGTCACAAAGTCATtcaaaaatcattattattcaAGCAGTTATAAAACGAAATGAAAAGGtaaaggaggaaaaaaaatgccGGAGCCCCCTTCCAAGAGGTGCAGTAAAATTATTGATGTACTTGTCAGTTTGGCACCAACGATTCAATCAGGAACCTTGTTGAATCTCATGAGAACTTTCATGAAAGAAAATTCAAAACTCCATTTACTCCTGAAGATCAagtcactttaaaaaaagttcccctttcagaccttgcaatctatagggctgatgatgttaaggtcatctgtttcgaccaacggttaacgagaaaGGTGTCatgtttcatgtggccagcacaactaccaaccgcctttactttccccaaatcaagtacccattacagttggatTGACTcaaggggcgccctaaaaatgttaactcccagtcttcaccgagattcgataatttatagtaggcctacacaaacTCACATGCTGGTCAGTGTAGGCCTAAACAAATTCACAGGCTGGTCAGTGTGGGCCTTAAAAAGTAAAAGGCTGGTCAGTGTAGGCCTAAACAAAGTCACAGGCTGGTCACTGTAGCCATAAATTAGCAGCTATACAATATGGAGTAagttaaaagtaatatttttttattgatgtagTTCCACTTTCAAAATCATTCATTTACTTtctcacaaataaaaaaaaaaagaaaaaaaaaaatacatgcattttatttaggcctatctagatttataataaaatatattgtgtCTATAACACAGATATGGCCTTTGCATCCAGATTTACATTTGGACCTAGTTATAGTAAGAAAACTACTGAACCAGTTGTGTTACTATGCTAAGTCTAGATCTTgctcaatctagatctagattgacgtTTCCTTTAAACATCAACAATGACAACTAGCTTTCATGCACAGAAACTAGTCCAGATTTTAGTTCTCTGTTTCTTTCCTCTGTGCCAGGTAGGCTTTGATATTGTTGTTGCTTACAACTTTATTGTAGAGTTCCTGAAGGCCCGGGAAGCCTTGAGATGGCAGCATGTTTTGTTTCTTGAGGAAAtacattaaatcataaacaaacagGTCCGCCAAAGTGAGCTGTGAAAGtaacaagaaagaaaaatacttaagaaaaaaagtaacaaagcttatatacaGTGAAATAGTATCATTTAGTTTTTCTAAATGCGCTCTGATACTCTCATTTGTCTGGACCATTTGGGAAGAGGAGGGGAAAGACAGACATGGGTGCCCGTGTAAATGTAACCGTGATCGctttataaatgaataaaaaaaagttttgcaaTTTGAATTCAAACTCAGGGTTCAAGCCTCcttaaggggactaattcaatctATATAACCACATCTTTAATGtactatttttttcccttgttcattACTACACAAAAaacttaattaccaatagttaattaactaatctcttttaattgatttttgttttgtcaggcactataaataattgttcaaaatttcaacgaaataacgtgtacaaactttttaccagacaaacagagttagaattagctttgtaaaaaaaaaaaggccaaactttgaaataaaaaaaagtaaatattgatgtgtacatttgtggtataacaatttaataaactagTAGACTTGCAaagaaaaaattagatggtGGCTGAACGAATATACTTTCTGGAAGTGGATGTGACCAAgcttcatttaaaaagaaaagggagAAAACTTAAACTGGAGATTTCCCAACGAAAAGTTAAGCATACTTAATATAACGAATTTCATGGAGTTTTAATAATAAGAACGAGTACTATATAATATTTCACTAAACTACGAAGGCCCAGTTATTACATGCGCAGTATTTAACAGATATAACGCAGACAAAACCGTTGTCTATAGAGTGTCGATTAGCGACTACTGACACCAGTTTACTCTCTCTGGCGTAAAGGAGAACATATCAACAGATGGCTTCCATAAGATAAGTCGATGAActcttataatttatttagagctAATCTACTTTCGAGGACTAGATAAATACtgtcatctagatctaagacagGGCAAGACGACGAAACTTGAAGGTACATTTAGCTTATACTTACACCGCTACCCACAAAGTAGCCAGTTTTATTGTCTTTCAGTAACTTCTCAAAGAAAGTCAAATACTTTGGTGTCTCCACGTCCTTGAGGTTCTTTAAGAGTTCTTCCTGTCAGAGAGTGGAACAAAAAAAGGGAAGAAACATTTTACACTAACATCCATTGAAGAACAATAGGAAAATAAAGCGGGCGAAATAAAAATCACTAACTTTTTTCTTTGCATCACTTTCCATAAAATATTTCGTTGCTGCATTCCAAAAGTCTACCCCCAGTTGTATAACCTGATCAATTTGAAGACCGTCTAAGTTTGTTTTACCGTAAAAtcctgtaaaaaaatataatatataaatgatattatttatgtaaacaagtaaacaaaaaagttttgtttaaaaataactttagaTTCCATTTAAAActatacatagatctattaattacCAAATTCTCGGGCGAGGTAAGTTGAAATGGCAACACTTTCTGCATATCTCTTTCCATCTATCTCTAGCACAGGAAGTTGTCCGAATGGAGTATCTGAAAGTTAAGTATGtacaattttcaatgtttgttAGACCATGATAAGACTTTCGTCTAGGGcgtaaataattataaataactagttttttttaaaaatgtatccgGTGTGAAAGAAAGTGttgataaactttgttttttaaaaggtaaaCAGTAatttttgtgcactttttagcactgaaGAGTCAAATTTTCTTCCATTTGTAATTAATTTACCTTTTGGTATTTAGTTTGCAGCATTTAAGACCAACtaagtgtccttgacattgtttagttcatcGTGAATATCCccaaaatttaagaaacttatTCATTATGTACACACCATAAATACAATCTAACAATAGTATAGTAATACATAGAACAAAACAAAGGTTATTCCATATAAAGCATACTAGGTTTTTCTGCTGGCCAGGTTTCTCTGGTAAATCTGACATCATCAAATTTTTGACCAGCTGCAGCCAAAACCAGACGACTGATTTCACCTCTTCCTCTGGCGTCAAAGTAGAGTATCTTGATATTTTTTGGCGCCATTTtctgtaacataaaaaaaatgtcattcgaatatctttaaaaaaaaacttgattgaCGTGTCAATTTTAGTTATGACAAAGCCCTTTTTTTCGGACACCACTTGCAGATGTAGCTTTCAGCGAGGGCAATCCAGCCTGTTTCATAAAATATCTTTTAGGAACTATTCTTATTCTGCTTCATTTTATGGAATAATATTAATTACCTAACATATTGACACTTGACTTTGTTCTTAAGAAgctattaaaaagtataattagaaaaaaattacttaagttACTGGTAGACCTACTCATGTTAACACACGCTTAATGAGAAGCGCGCGtctgacgaaaaaaaaaagttctcacAAATTTtgtataaaagaataaaaaaagatcGTAGCAAAAATTATGAAGACAAATTGAGATTGGctgaaatatttctaaaaaagtAAATGACAAGGTCATTGACTTTTGCCGCGAGGCTCGTGAAGAATTCCCCACAGTAGTATAGGGCCTACTTTATCGAAAAGGAAAAATGAGTTGATTCTAGAAATTATGGAA contains:
- the LOC106061875 gene encoding probable glutathione S-transferase 7, which codes for MAPKNIKILYFDARGRGEISRLVLAAAGQKFDDVRFTRETWPAEKPNTPFGQLPVLEIDGKRYAESVAISTYLAREFGFYGKTNLDGLQIDQVIQLGVDFWNAATKYFMESDAKKKEELLKNLKDVETPKYLTFFEKLLKDNKTGYFVGSGLTLADLFVYDLMYFLKKQNMLPSQGFPGLQELYNKVVSNNNIKAYLAQRKETEN